Proteins from a genomic interval of Geitlerinema sp. PCC 9228:
- a CDS encoding universal stress protein → MSGFSGSKGEQVLFSQNRVLVPFDFSEESTEALEKTLAFVGEATHLYVIHVLPQLNVGEPGVMYQTTNDRTRKQHVEKVFWETFGDRCYQGLHLHVAIGDPSAAIVDYAKAQEIELIVIPSHGRTGLRRFLLGSVAERVIRFARCPVLVLRK, encoded by the coding sequence ATGAGCGGTTTTAGCGGTTCTAAAGGAGAGCAGGTGTTATTTTCGCAAAATCGAGTTCTGGTTCCGTTTGATTTTTCGGAAGAATCCACCGAGGCTTTGGAAAAAACATTGGCGTTTGTTGGCGAGGCGACCCATTTGTACGTGATTCACGTTTTACCCCAGCTGAATGTGGGAGAACCGGGGGTTATGTATCAAACTACCAACGATCGCACGCGCAAGCAGCATGTGGAAAAGGTGTTTTGGGAAACCTTTGGCGATCGCTGCTATCAGGGACTTCACTTGCACGTTGCTATCGGCGACCCCAGTGCGGCAATTGTTGATTATGCCAAAGCTCAGGAAATTGAGTTAATTGTGATTCCTTCTCACGGTCGCACAGGACTGCGGCGTTTTTTGTTGGGGTCGGTAGCGGAAAGAGTGATTCGATTTGCTCGATGTCCGGTTTTGGTTTTACGAAAATAA